The following nucleotide sequence is from Streptomyces leeuwenhoekii.
GCTGCTGGAGTACCTGGCGACCACCGACGCCGACGTCGTGGTCAGCTCCAGCCCGCGCAACACCATCATGCTGGCTCAGGCCCCGGGCACCTACCTCAAGGTCGCCCAGGAGCACTCCATGCCGTCCATCTACGCCAAGGACATCAAGGAGCGGCTCTTCCCGGCCTATCTGTCCCTGGACGCCCTGACGGCGCTCACCCCCGAGGAGGTCGAGAGCATCGGGCGGCAGGTGCCGGCGGTGCGGGACCGGCTGGCGGTCATGCCGAACTGCGTGCCCGCCTCCCCGATCCGCTCCAAGGGCACCAACAAGGTCGTCGTCTGCGCCGGCCACCTCACCGACAACAAGAACCACGCCCTGCTGGTCGAGGCGTTCGCCAAGGTGCACGCCCAGGCGCCCGACTGGACGCTGCGGATCTACGGCAGCGGCGCCGAGAAGGCCCGGCTGCGGGCCCGTATCGAGGAACTGGGCCTGTCCAACAGCATCCTGCTGATGGGGCAGACCGCCCCGGTCACGCCGGAGTTCGGCAAGGGGTCGATCTTCGTCCTGCCGTCCAAGCGGGAGGCGTTCGGGAACGTCATCGTGGAGGCCATGGCGGCCGGGCTGCCCGTGGTCAGCACCGACGCCGACCACGGCCCGCGCAACATCCTGACCCCCGGCGAGGACGGACTGCTCGTCCCGCGCGGTGACGTGGAGGAGATGGCCCGGGCGATCCTGCGGCTGGTCCAGGACGACGAGCTGCGGCAGAAGATGGCCGCCAACGCCGTGCGCGGCGCCGAGCGCTTCCACGAGACCGCCAGCCGGGAGCGGTTCGAGGCGATCCTGGAGCGGGCGCTCGCCCGCAAGGCGCTGCCCCGGCACGCCACCGCCCGGGTCGACGACCGGGGCAGCGTGCACATCGAGGTCGGCCCGCTGCCCGAGCGGGCCCGGGGCGCCGAGCTGGTGCTGCGCCGCAGCGGCAAGAACGGCGAGGAGCACCGCTTCCCGCTCTCCGACTCCGGCGAGGCGCTCGTCGCCTGGGACGCCGGGCTGCCGCACGGCACCTGGGAGGCGGCGCTGGCCTCGCCCTCGGGCGGGGAGGTGCCGCTGACCACCGACGGCTACGGCTGCGACACCCGTGACCTGCTCGCCGTGGAGCTGCCCCGGCCGCACGGCCACCCGCTCGCGCTGCTGCTGCCGCACCGGCACGACGACGGCCGGCTGCGGGTGCGCAGCGCCCTGCGCGCGGTGCACGCCGAGGTCGGCCCGGTCCGCGTGGACGACCAGGCCGTCCGGCTGCGGGCGGAGCTGTGGGGCGCGACGCTGGGCCGGGGCGCGGTGGTGGAGGCCGTGCACCGGCGCGACAAGGAGCGGGTGCTCACCTTCGAGGCGCGCGACGCCGGGGACGGCGCCTTCGAGGCGGTCGTCGACTGCGCGGCCCTCGCGCGGGAGCACGGCGAGGAGGACGGCAAGGAGGCCATCTGGGACTTCTGGATCCGTCCGGAGGAAGGGGCGCCGCGCGCCGCGCTGGCGAAGCTGGCCACCGACGTGCTCAAGCCGATCGACGTGTTCACCTTCCCCCGCCCGGTGCTCACCAGCGGCGCCGTGGCACGGCCGTCGGTGGTGCGCCGCGCCGCCCGCCGGGCCCGGCGCAGCCTGGGCGCGACGCCGGCCGCCCTGCCGCGGCCGGTCCGGACCGAGCTGCGGCCGTACTACACGGCGCTGAGCCAGTTCGCGGTGAAGACCGTACGGCTGTGACCCACCGCCGCGGCGCGGACGGCGCCGCGGCACCCCACGACGACGGGCCGGGCCCCGGAGGAAACCTCCTCCGGGGCCCGGCCCGTTCCGTTCAGCGCCGCGGGGCGGTCACAGCTCCCGGCTCTGCTCCAGCATCCGGTCCACGACCCGCGTCGAGGCGTTGCCGTCGTCCAGGTCGCAGAACAGGTGGTGGAAGCGCTCGAAGCGCTCCTGGTACTCGGCCGACACCTGGTCGATGTCGCGCAGCGCGTCGACCAGTTCCTTGGACGTGGCGATCAGCGGGCCGGGCGAGTCCTGCTCGAAGTCGAAGTAGAACCCGCGCAGCGTGTCCCGGTAGTGCTCCAGGTCGTAGGTGAAGAACAGCATCGGCCGCCGCAGGTGGGCGTAGTCGAACATGACCGACGAGTAGTCCGTGATCATGACGTCGGCGGCGAGGTAGAGGTCCGCGATGTCCGGGTACTCCGACACGTCCCACACGAAGCCGTTGCCGGCGCCGGGCACCGCGTCGACCACGTTGGAGTGGCGGCGGATGAGCAGCACGTGGTCGTCGCCGAGCCGCCGCTGCGCGTCCTCCAGGTCGATCCGCAGATCGAACAGGTACTGGCCGGCGCTGTGCGACAGGTCGTCCCGCCAGGTCGGCGCGTACAGGACGACCTTCTTCCCCTCGGGCAGGCCGAGCTGCTTCTTCACCCGCTCGGCGATGCGGTCCTTGTCGGGGGAGTACAGGTAGTCGTTGCGCGGGTAGCCCGCCTCCAGGATCTCGCCGTCGTAGGAGAAGGCGCGCTTGAGGATGGGCGTGCTGAAGCGGTTGGAGGAGACCACCAGGCTCCACTGCTTCGCCTCCAGCGCCAGCTTCTCCTGGTAGCGGCGGTCGAAGTGCAGCGTGTCGATGTCGTGGCCGATCTTCTTCAGCATCGTGCCGTGCCAGGTCTGCACGATGACCTGGCCCGGGCGCCGCTCGATCCAGTCCGGCAGGTGGCCGTTGGTGACGATGTAGCGGCTGGTGGCGAGCGCCTCGTACCACTCGGTGCCCCACATCCGCACCGGCTCGACGCCCTCGGGCAGGATGACCTGCCCGTCGCGGACCGCCCACAGGTGCTTGAGGTCCGAGCCGCGGCGGACCAGCTCCTGGTACATCGCCTTCGGGCTGTCGGAGAACTGCTTGCCGTTGTAGCTGAGGTAGAAGACCTGGTCGCGCAAGGGCTGCCGGCGCAGGGGCTGGTACAGATCGCGGCGGAGCTGCTTCTGCCGGAACGGGCCGCGCTCCAGGTCGCTCAGCTCCGAGCGGCAGTTGAGCTGCGGGAAGTCGGCCCAGCGGTTCTCCAGCCAGTAGCGTCGCCCGTTCAGTTCGGCGCGCAGCGGGAACTGGTCCGCCGCCAGCCGGTCGGTGACGAAGGGCACGTCGGGCGCGCCGTCCTCCGGGCGCAGCCACAGGTTCCAGCGGCCCGCGCGCAGCGGCACGTTGCCCCCGCCGCCGAGGGTCGACGGGTCGAAGGCGACCTCGAAGCGGCCGTCCTCGGACCAGCGGGCCTCGACGAAGCGCTCCTCGAAGCGGTTGCGCGGCTTGAGCAGGAACCGGGCGCCGGTGAGCCGCGGGTCGGTGTGCGCGGCGATGGTGATGCGGCCGTCCTCGACGCCGACCCGGTCGATCGTGGCGCGGCGGGTGCGGCCGGCGAACTTCAGGTAGCCGGTGTGGCCCGCGACGATGGCCAGCTCGCACAGCTCGGCCCGCTCGCCCAGCGAGGCGGGCAGGTTGAAGCGGGCGTCGGGCAGGCCCTCCTGGAGCACGGTGCTGAACTGGCGCTCGGCGCCCTGCGGGTCCCGGGCGATCAGCGCGGTGGACCAGGTGCGGTTCTCCGGCTGCGCCTTGGCGTCGACGCCGTCGTGGAACACCAGCGCCACGTCGGCCACCGGGACCTCCACCGAGAACCGGTGGGTGCCGCCCTCGTCGGTCACGGTCACCGGGTACTCGTGGACGTCGGCGCCCTTCTGGTTGCGCACCCGCAGCACCACGTTCTCGCCGGCGGCGAGGGGCACCCGTATCTCACCGGTGACCACGATCCGGTCGCCCTCCACGGTGCGCCCGGTGATCAGCGCCCGGACCCGCTCGATGCGGATCTTGAGCGCGCCGCGCTCGACGGAGGGCAGCAGCCGGAAGTCGGGGCTCAGCCAGTGGTACGGCGGGAAGTTGCAGGCGGCGCCGCCGCTGGACTGCACGGCGGCGCGGCGCACCAGGCCGGAGGCGTACAGGCCGAGGCCCACGTGCCACAGGCCCTCCTGCCACTCGCCGCCCTTGCGCAGCCGCGCCGGGTCGATGGTGACCTCCCAGCCGGCCCAGTCGTAGTTGTAGCGGTCCTGGCCGGAGTTGGTGGTGCACTCGGGACGGTGGATGTTGCGGGCGGGCAGCAGGATGCGGCGGCGGGACTTGTCCTTGCGCAGCTGCAGGACCTTCACCGAGGAGTGCTTCGAGGCCAGGTCGATCTTGTCGATCCAGGCGTTGCCGGACAGTACGAGCTTGCCCTCGGACCAGGTCACCTCCTGGAGCGGGGCGCGCATCCGCAGGTCCTGGTCGATGCGCAGCGCCTTGCGCGGGAAGTCCAGGTCGGCGTCGGCCAGCGAGGGGAAGGAGGCGTACTTGCGGACCAGGCCGCTGACCTCGACGGCCTCCTTGCGCCGCTGGCCGGCGAGCAGGGTGATCAGCTCGTCCAGCTTGTGCTTGCGCACCAGCAGCCACTGCACGCGAAGCTGGGCGGGGAGCGCCATGACGACCTTGGGGTCGATGCGGTCCAGGAAGCGGTTGGCCGAG
It contains:
- a CDS encoding glycosyltransferase family 4 protein — its product is MKIAFLVRDLCHMGGVVSATQNLAGALADRHEVEIVALRKVRDESYFPLDPRVSVRVLSDLRPHSPVSDLDDPLVEKWPLVYPPNTGAKKPVVSRLAERRLLEYLATTDADVVVSSSPRNTIMLAQAPGTYLKVAQEHSMPSIYAKDIKERLFPAYLSLDALTALTPEEVESIGRQVPAVRDRLAVMPNCVPASPIRSKGTNKVVVCAGHLTDNKNHALLVEAFAKVHAQAPDWTLRIYGSGAEKARLRARIEELGLSNSILLMGQTAPVTPEFGKGSIFVLPSKREAFGNVIVEAMAAGLPVVSTDADHGPRNILTPGEDGLLVPRGDVEEMARAILRLVQDDELRQKMAANAVRGAERFHETASRERFEAILERALARKALPRHATARVDDRGSVHIEVGPLPERARGAELVLRRSGKNGEEHRFPLSDSGEALVAWDAGLPHGTWEAALASPSGGEVPLTTDGYGCDTRDLLAVELPRPHGHPLALLLPHRHDDGRLRVRSALRAVHAEVGPVRVDDQAVRLRAELWGATLGRGAVVEAVHRRDKERVLTFEARDAGDGAFEAVVDCAALAREHGEEDGKEAIWDFWIRPEEGAPRAALAKLATDVLKPIDVFTFPRPVLTSGAVARPSVVRRAARRARRSLGATPAALPRPVRTELRPYYTALSQFAVKTVRL
- a CDS encoding bifunctional glycosyltransferase/CDP-glycerol:glycerophosphate glycerophosphotransferase, coding for MAPRLSVIVPIYDVERYLPACLDSLAAQTFRDFEVLMVDDGSPDDSASIAAAYAERDPRFKLIRKENGGLGAARNTGIAHMSPQAEYVTFVDSDDLIPPDAYRLMVSSLDESGSDFATGNVFHLKGEKTWQVPLLRMLAGEARRATHISRYGKLVADRIACNKVFRRTFWEKHGFAFPEGRLYEDTPVTMRAHYLADAVDVISEPCYYWRLREGESAPSITQRRTDPAGVRDRVTSVLEISAFLAEQPGEMFARLKEEYDTRVLKDDLRLFLNVVPDGDEEYRAEFLRSANRFLDRIDPKVVMALPAQLRVQWLLVRKHKLDELITLLAGQRRKEAVEVSGLVRKYASFPSLADADLDFPRKALRIDQDLRMRAPLQEVTWSEGKLVLSGNAWIDKIDLASKHSSVKVLQLRKDKSRRRILLPARNIHRPECTTNSGQDRYNYDWAGWEVTIDPARLRKGGEWQEGLWHVGLGLYASGLVRRAAVQSSGGAACNFPPYHWLSPDFRLLPSVERGALKIRIERVRALITGRTVEGDRIVVTGEIRVPLAAGENVVLRVRNQKGADVHEYPVTVTDEGGTHRFSVEVPVADVALVFHDGVDAKAQPENRTWSTALIARDPQGAERQFSTVLQEGLPDARFNLPASLGERAELCELAIVAGHTGYLKFAGRTRRATIDRVGVEDGRITIAAHTDPRLTGARFLLKPRNRFEERFVEARWSEDGRFEVAFDPSTLGGGGNVPLRAGRWNLWLRPEDGAPDVPFVTDRLAADQFPLRAELNGRRYWLENRWADFPQLNCRSELSDLERGPFRQKQLRRDLYQPLRRQPLRDQVFYLSYNGKQFSDSPKAMYQELVRRGSDLKHLWAVRDGQVILPEGVEPVRMWGTEWYEALATSRYIVTNGHLPDWIERRPGQVIVQTWHGTMLKKIGHDIDTLHFDRRYQEKLALEAKQWSLVVSSNRFSTPILKRAFSYDGEILEAGYPRNDYLYSPDKDRIAERVKKQLGLPEGKKVVLYAPTWRDDLSHSAGQYLFDLRIDLEDAQRRLGDDHVLLIRRHSNVVDAVPGAGNGFVWDVSEYPDIADLYLAADVMITDYSSVMFDYAHLRRPMLFFTYDLEHYRDTLRGFYFDFEQDSPGPLIATSKELVDALRDIDQVSAEYQERFERFHHLFCDLDDGNASTRVVDRMLEQSREL